Proteins encoded within one genomic window of Alkalilimnicola sp. S0819:
- the carB gene encoding carbamoyl-phosphate synthase large subunit, with translation MPKRTDIESILIIGAGPIVIGQACEFDYSGAQACKALREEGYRVILVNSNPATIMTDPNMADAVYIEPIDWQAVAKIIEKERPDALLPTMGGQTALNCALDLDREGVLAEYGVEMIGATKDAIDKAEDRQRFKDAMESIGLGSAMADTAHSLEEALEVQKRVGFPTIIRPSFTMGGSGGGIAYNIDEFVEICERGLDLSPTKELLIEESVLGWKEFEMEVVRDRNDNCIIVCSIENLDPMGIHTGDSITVAPAQTLTDKEYQLMRDASLAVLREIGVETGGSNVQFAINPEDGRMVVIEMNPRVSRSSALASKATGFPIAKVAAKLAVGYTLDELRNEITGGKTPASFEPTIDYVVTKIPRFTFEKFPQAQASLTTQMKSVGEVMAIGRTFQESFQKAQRGLEDGLTGLDERIDLSLPDARERLEQELRIPCPQRVLLVADGIRAGFTVEELFELTAIDPWFLAQIADLVAEEAAAREGGMSGLEKERLFALKRKGFSDARLGQLLGVKEDAIRALRHRLGVRPVYKRVDSCAAEFASSTAYMYSSYEEECEAEPTDRQKIMVLGGGPNRIGQGIEFDYCCVHAALALREDGYETIMVNCNPETVSTDYDTSDRLYFEPLTLEDVLEIVELEQPAGVIVQYGGQTPLKLARDLEAAGAPIIGTTPDSIDLAEDRERFQGLIEKLGIKQPPNRTARAVDQALALAAEIGYPLVVRPSYVLGGRAMEIVYEESELLQYMREAVKVSNESPVLLDRFLDDAVEIDVDAVCDGEQVLIGGIMEHIEQAGVHSGDSACSLPPYHLSAKLQDELREQMRQMALELKVVGLMNAQFAIKGEEVYILEVNPRASRTVPFVSKATGLQLAKIAARCMVGRSLAEQGVTEEVVPEYYCVKESVFPFIKFPGVDPILGPEMKSTGEVMGIGASFGEAYAKSQLGAGVRLPKSGQVFMSVREADKPAAVAVARMLKDHGFSLIATRGTARALQEQGVDCKVINKVLEGRPHIVDAIKNGEIALIINTTEGKQAIRDSYSIRREALHRKVSYTTTIAGARATCLALEHLESRDVVRLQDLHKESQA, from the coding sequence CGGCCACCATCATGACCGACCCGAACATGGCCGATGCGGTGTATATCGAACCCATCGACTGGCAGGCGGTGGCGAAGATCATCGAGAAAGAGCGCCCCGATGCGCTGCTGCCCACCATGGGCGGACAGACCGCGCTCAACTGCGCGCTGGACCTGGACCGGGAAGGGGTGCTGGCCGAGTACGGCGTGGAGATGATCGGCGCCACCAAGGACGCCATCGACAAGGCCGAGGACCGTCAGCGCTTCAAGGATGCGATGGAATCCATCGGCCTCGGTTCCGCCATGGCCGACACGGCGCACTCCCTGGAGGAGGCGCTGGAGGTGCAGAAGCGCGTGGGCTTCCCCACCATCATTCGCCCCTCGTTCACCATGGGCGGCTCCGGCGGCGGCATTGCCTACAACATCGATGAGTTCGTGGAGATCTGCGAGCGCGGCCTGGATCTTTCCCCCACCAAGGAACTGCTGATCGAAGAGTCGGTGCTGGGCTGGAAGGAATTCGAGATGGAGGTGGTGCGCGATCGCAATGACAACTGCATCATCGTCTGCTCCATTGAAAACCTGGACCCCATGGGCATCCACACCGGCGACTCCATCACCGTGGCCCCCGCCCAGACGCTCACCGACAAGGAATACCAGCTGATGCGCGATGCGTCGCTGGCGGTGCTGCGGGAGATCGGCGTGGAGACGGGTGGCTCCAACGTGCAGTTCGCCATCAATCCGGAAGACGGGCGCATGGTGGTGATCGAGATGAACCCCCGGGTGTCCCGCTCCTCGGCGCTGGCCTCCAAGGCCACCGGCTTTCCCATTGCGAAAGTCGCGGCGAAACTGGCGGTGGGCTACACCCTCGATGAACTGCGCAACGAGATCACCGGCGGCAAGACGCCGGCGAGCTTCGAGCCGACCATCGACTACGTGGTCACCAAGATTCCGCGTTTCACCTTCGAAAAGTTCCCCCAGGCCCAGGCCTCGCTGACCACCCAGATGAAGTCCGTGGGTGAGGTCATGGCCATCGGTCGCACTTTCCAGGAATCCTTCCAGAAGGCCCAGCGCGGCCTGGAAGACGGGCTCACCGGCCTGGACGAGCGTATCGACCTGAGCCTGCCCGACGCCCGCGAGCGTCTGGAGCAGGAACTGCGCATTCCCTGCCCGCAGCGGGTGCTGCTGGTGGCCGATGGCATCCGCGCCGGTTTCACCGTTGAGGAGCTCTTCGAGCTGACCGCCATCGACCCCTGGTTCCTCGCCCAGATCGCCGATCTGGTGGCCGAGGAAGCCGCCGCCCGTGAGGGCGGCATGAGCGGGCTCGAGAAGGAACGGCTGTTCGCGTTGAAGCGCAAGGGCTTCTCCGATGCGCGCCTGGGGCAGCTGCTGGGTGTGAAGGAAGATGCCATCCGCGCTCTGCGCCACCGTTTGGGTGTGCGCCCGGTGTACAAGCGGGTGGATTCCTGCGCCGCCGAGTTCGCGTCCAGCACCGCGTACATGTACTCCTCCTACGAGGAGGAGTGCGAGGCCGAGCCCACGGATCGACAGAAGATCATGGTGCTGGGCGGCGGGCCCAACCGCATCGGCCAGGGCATCGAGTTCGACTACTGTTGCGTGCACGCCGCGCTCGCCCTGCGCGAGGACGGCTACGAGACCATCATGGTCAACTGCAACCCGGAGACCGTCTCCACCGACTACGACACCTCCGATCGGCTCTACTTCGAGCCGCTCACCCTGGAGGACGTGCTGGAGATCGTCGAGTTGGAGCAGCCCGCCGGGGTCATCGTGCAGTACGGCGGTCAGACGCCGTTGAAACTGGCCCGGGACCTGGAAGCCGCCGGCGCGCCCATCATCGGTACCACCCCCGATTCCATCGATCTGGCCGAGGACCGGGAGCGCTTCCAGGGCCTGATCGAGAAGCTCGGCATCAAGCAGCCGCCCAACCGCACCGCTCGTGCCGTGGACCAGGCGCTGGCGCTGGCCGCGGAGATCGGGTACCCGTTGGTGGTGCGTCCCTCCTACGTGCTGGGCGGGCGGGCCATGGAGATCGTCTACGAGGAATCCGAGCTGCTGCAGTACATGCGGGAAGCGGTGAAGGTCTCCAACGAGTCCCCCGTGCTGCTGGACCGCTTCCTGGATGATGCGGTGGAAATCGACGTGGATGCGGTCTGCGACGGCGAGCAGGTGCTGATCGGCGGCATCATGGAGCATATCGAGCAGGCCGGGGTGCATTCCGGTGATTCCGCCTGTTCGCTGCCCCCGTACCACCTGTCGGCGAAGCTGCAGGACGAGTTGCGCGAGCAGATGCGCCAGATGGCGCTGGAATTGAAGGTGGTGGGCTTGATGAACGCCCAGTTCGCCATCAAGGGCGAAGAGGTCTACATCCTTGAAGTGAATCCTCGCGCCTCCCGCACCGTGCCCTTCGTCTCCAAGGCCACCGGCCTGCAGCTGGCCAAGATCGCTGCCCGCTGCATGGTGGGCCGCAGCCTGGCCGAGCAGGGCGTGACCGAAGAGGTGGTGCCCGAATACTACTGCGTGAAGGAATCCGTCTTCCCCTTCATCAAGTTCCCCGGCGTGGACCCCATCCTCGGCCCGGAGATGAAGTCCACCGGCGAGGTGATGGGCATAGGCGCGAGCTTCGGCGAGGCCTACGCCAAGTCCCAGCTGGGTGCGGGTGTGCGACTGCCCAAGAGCGGCCAGGTGTTCATGAGCGTGCGTGAGGCGGACAAGCCGGCCGCCGTGGCCGTGGCCCGCATGCTGAAAGATCACGGCTTCAGCCTGATCGCCACCCGGGGCACCGCGCGTGCCTTGCAGGAGCAGGGCGTAGACTGCAAGGTGATCAACAAGGTGCTGGAAGGGCGGCCGCATATCGTCGATGCCATCAAGAACGGCGAGATCGCGCTGATCATCAACACCACCGAGGGCAAGCAGGCGATTCGCGATTCCTACTCCATCCGCCGCGAAGCCCTGCACCGCAAGGTGAGCTACACCACCACCATCGCCGGCGCCCGGGCCACCTGCCTGGCGCTGGAGCACCTGGAGAGCCGCGACGTGGTGCGCTTGCAAGATCTTCACAAGGAGTCACAGGCATGA
- the greA gene encoding transcription elongation factor GreA, whose product MNRVPITARGAEQLKVELHKLKSEERPRIIAAIAEAREHGDLKENAEYHAAREQQSFVEGRIADIEGKLSNAQIIDPASLDAGGRVVFGATVTLADEETGKEVSYQIVGEDEADIKQNLISVSSPIARALIGKEEGDIASVQAPGGIREYEIVEVKYI is encoded by the coding sequence ATGAATCGAGTACCGATTACCGCCCGGGGCGCCGAGCAGCTCAAGGTCGAGCTGCACAAGCTGAAAAGCGAGGAGCGCCCGCGCATCATCGCCGCCATCGCCGAAGCGCGGGAGCACGGCGATCTGAAGGAGAACGCCGAGTATCACGCCGCCCGCGAGCAGCAGAGCTTCGTCGAGGGGCGCATCGCCGACATCGAGGGCAAGCTCTCCAACGCCCAGATCATCGACCCGGCGAGCCTCGACGCCGGTGGCCGGGTCGTGTTCGGCGCTACGGTGACGCTTGCCGATGAGGAAACCGGCAAGGAAGTGAGCTACCAGATCGTCGGCGAGGACGAGGCCGACATCAAGCAGAACCTGATCTCGGTCAGCTCGCCCATCGCCCGGGCGCTCATCGGCAAGGAAGAGGGCGATATCGCCTCGGTCCAGGCGCCGGGCGGCATCCGCGAGTACGAAATCGTCGAGGTGAAGTACATCTGA
- a CDS encoding DUF4149 domain-containing protein, giving the protein MPYLGERLALTLWVGCLWAVGYISVPLLQAELPPPVAQALAERLYETAAYLGLACGLFLLFTQVAATRPWWRNWRLWLITLMWLGAVLNAFVLSRWLPGAVSGVHLAMSLLSLALAGFGLRADTPAAGGGGFPDIKPGRG; this is encoded by the coding sequence ATGCCGTACTTAGGTGAACGACTGGCGCTGACCCTGTGGGTGGGCTGCCTGTGGGCCGTGGGCTATATCAGCGTGCCGTTGCTGCAGGCGGAGTTGCCGCCGCCAGTGGCTCAGGCGCTCGCTGAGCGCCTTTACGAGACGGCGGCCTATCTGGGCCTTGCCTGCGGGCTTTTCCTGCTGTTCACCCAGGTGGCGGCGACCCGCCCTTGGTGGCGCAACTGGCGGCTTTGGCTGATCACGCTGATGTGGCTGGGCGCGGTTCTCAACGCCTTTGTGCTGAGCCGCTGGTTGCCCGGCGCGGTATCCGGCGTGCACCTGGCGATGAGTCTGCTCAGCCTGGCCCTGGCGGGCTTCGGGCTGCGCGCCGACACCCCCGCGGCAGGCGGTGGCGGCTTTCCCGATATCAAGCCGGGCCGGGGCTGA
- the yhbY gene encoding ribosome assembly RNA-binding protein YhbY, with translation MPLNEEQRRHLRRLGHQLKPVVRTGNAGLSEAVMNEIEIALAHHELIKVKLIAGDREEKQSFIDQILAQTEGEPVQVIGHVLLLYRPNPRKKKERIALP, from the coding sequence ATGCCTTTGAACGAGGAACAACGCCGTCACCTGCGCCGCCTGGGCCATCAGCTCAAGCCCGTGGTCCGCACCGGCAACGCCGGCCTGAGTGAAGCGGTGATGAACGAGATCGAGATCGCCCTGGCCCACCACGAGCTGATCAAGGTCAAGCTGATCGCCGGTGACCGGGAAGAGAAGCAGTCCTTCATCGACCAGATCCTGGCGCAGACCGAAGGCGAACCCGTGCAGGTCATCGGTCATGTGCTGCTGCTCTACCGGCCCAACCCGCGCAAGAAGAAGGAGCGGATCGCCCTGCCCTGA
- the rlmE gene encoding 23S rRNA (uridine(2552)-2'-O)-methyltransferase RlmE — MPRSKSSRRWLKEHFDDVHVRRAQKEGWRSRAAFKLEEIQQKDRLLKAGQHVVDLGAAPGGWSQYAGRILGDRGRVVALDILPMDALADVAFIQADFTEDAALEQLRGALGGRPVDVVLSDMAPNITGQSAVDQPRAMYLAELALDFAGQVLRPGGDFLVKVFQGEGFEEYLRQLRGRFKRVVTRKPQASRPRSREVYLLARDFRV; from the coding sequence ATGCCCCGTAGCAAGAGCAGTCGGCGCTGGCTGAAGGAGCACTTCGACGATGTGCACGTGCGCCGCGCCCAGAAAGAGGGTTGGCGCTCTCGGGCCGCGTTCAAGCTCGAGGAGATCCAGCAGAAGGATCGCCTCCTCAAGGCGGGCCAGCATGTGGTGGACCTGGGCGCCGCGCCCGGGGGGTGGTCCCAGTATGCCGGGCGCATCCTCGGAGATCGGGGCCGGGTAGTCGCACTGGACATCCTGCCCATGGACGCGCTGGCAGATGTGGCCTTCATTCAAGCGGATTTCACCGAAGATGCCGCGCTGGAGCAGCTGAGAGGCGCGCTGGGCGGCCGTCCGGTGGATGTTGTGCTCTCCGACATGGCGCCCAATATCACCGGGCAAAGCGCCGTGGACCAGCCGCGTGCCATGTACCTGGCGGAACTTGCGCTGGATTTCGCGGGTCAAGTATTGAGGCCGGGTGGGGATTTTCTGGTCAAGGTGTTCCAGGGCGAAGGCTTCGAGGAGTACTTGCGGCAACTGCGCGGGCGTTTCAAGCGCGTGGTCACCCGCAAGCCCCAGGCATCCCGGCCCCGCAGTCGGGAGGTATATCTGCTGGCCCGGGATTTCCGGGTGTAG